Proteins from a genomic interval of Rosa chinensis cultivar Old Blush chromosome 2, RchiOBHm-V2, whole genome shotgun sequence:
- the LOC112189190 gene encoding DNA-directed RNA polymerase II subunit RPB7: MFFHIVLERNMQLHPRHFGRNLRENLVAKLMKDVEGTCSGQHGFVVAITGIENIGKGLIRDGTGFVSFPVKYQCVVFRPFKGEILEAVVTMVNKMGFFAEAGPVQIFVSNHLIPDDMEFQSGDMPNYTTSDGSVKIQKDSEVRLKIIGTRVDATEIFCIGTIKDDFLGVINDPASV; the protein is encoded by the coding sequence atgttttTCCATATAGTCTTGGAGAGGAACATGCAGCTTCACCCTCGCCACTTTGGCCGCAATCTCCGGGAGAATTTGGTAGCCAAGCTCATGAAAGATGTAGAAGGGACTTGCAGTGGCCAACATGGGTTTGTGGTTGCCATAACGGGGATTGAGAACATCGGAAAAGGGCTGATTCGTGATGGCACAGGGTTTGTTTCATTTCCAGTTAAGTATCAGTGTGTTGTTTTCAGACCATTTAAGGGAGAGATCTTGGAAGCCGTGGTTACAATGGTGAACAAGATGGGTTTTTTTGCTGAGGCTGGTCCGGTTCAGATCTTTGTTTCGAACCATTTGATACCGGATGATATGGAGTTTCAGTCTGGTGATATGCCAAACTATACAACATCAGACGGATCTGTTAAGATTCAGAAAGATAGCGAAGTTAGGTTGAAGATAATTGGAACCCGAGTGGATGCAACAGAAATTTTCTGCATTGGTACTATCAAAGATGATTTCTTGGGCGTCATAAACGATCCTGCGAGTGTTTAG
- the LOC112191001 gene encoding uncharacterized protein LOC112191001: MHPRSGGVAKLRKTRNMQCSKKKGITPEFEVKLDKMFMGIAATGKHAYAPSSTLPIPRSPEQGGNLEGSGDSEDNDQPKTTLPKRKRNERAEKGKGQIPKKEKVGGAAYLAKQIDRMCESVDSRSTTTSMINTGVQEGGGTSIKEVMKDVTSLPGVEQGSRLWFFTTRLFLSSEKREMYCTMDDPNLKLEWLKFEMNEK; encoded by the exons ATGCATCCGAGGAGTGGTGGCGTGGCAAAATTGAG aaAAACAAGGAATATGCAATGTTCAAAGAAAAAGGGGATTACACCTGAGTTTGAAGTCAAGTTGGATAAGATGTTCATGGGTATTGCAGCCACCGGAAAGCATGCATATGCACCATCTTCTACACTACCCATTCCTAGAAGTCCAGAGCAAGGTGGCAACCTTGAAGGTAGTGGTGACTCTGAGGACAATGATCAACCTAAAACCACTCtacctaaaagaaaaagaaatgagagAGCTGAGAAAGGTAAAGGACAAAtaccaaaaaaggaaaaggtGGGAGGTGCTGCTTATTTGGCTAAACAAATTGACCGAATGTGTGAGTCAGTTGACAGTAGAAGTACAACAACTTCAATGATCAATACAGGTGTGCAGGAAGGTGGAGGGACTAGTATTAAGGAAGTGATGAAGGATGTCACTTCATTGCCTGGAGTTGAGCAGGGTAGTAGGCTGTGGTTTTTTACCACCCGATTGTTTTTAAGttcagagaagagagagatgtaTTGCACCATGGATGATCCTAACTTGAAGTTGGAGTGGCTgaaatttgagatgaatgaaaaaTAG
- the LOC112184332 gene encoding senescence-specific cysteine protease SAG39: protein MEFINQCKCICLALILMLGAWSSEATSRSLQDAMMYGRYEQWMARYGRVYTDIAEKEKRFQIFKDNVAFIESSNDEVHKPYKLSVNRFADLTNEEFTASRNRFKGHECSTKSTSFKYENVTVPATMDWRQKGAVTPIKDQGQCGCCWAFSAVAAMEGITQISTGKLISLSEQELVDCDVNGEDQGCEGGLMDVAFQFINQNHGLSTETNYPYTGVDGTCNAKKEANHAASITGHEDVPANSESALLKAVANQPISVAIDASGSDFQFYSSGVFTGTCGTSLDHGVTAVGYGVSDDGTKYWLVKNSWGAEWGEEGYIRMQRDVAAQEGLCGIAMEASYPTA, encoded by the exons ATGGAGTTCATCAACCAGTGCAAATGTATCTGTTTGGCCTTGATCCTCATGCTAGGGGCTTGGTCTTCTGAAGCCACTTCCCGCAGTCTCCAAGATGCAATGATGTATGGGAGATACGAGCAATGGATGGCTCGTTATGGACGTGTATATACTGACATTGCCGAGAAGGAGAAGCGCTTCCAAATATTCAAGGACAATGTAGCCTTTATAGAATCTTCCAACGACGAAGTACACAAACCTTACAAATTAAGTGTCAATAGATTTGCAGACCTTACAAATGAAGAGTTCACAGCCTCAAGAAATCGATTCAAGGGGCATGAATGTTCCACAAAGTCCACTTCTTTCAAATATGAAAATGTTACCGTGCCAGCTACAATGGACTGGAGGCAGAAAGGAGCTGTGACTCCCATCAAGGACCAAGGCCAATGTG GATGCTGTTGGGCTTTCTCAGCAGTGGCAGCCATGGAAGGAATTACTCAAATTTCAACTGGTAAATTGATTTCTTTGTCCGAACAAGAGTTAGTGGACTGTGATGTCAATGGTGAAGACCAAGGCTGTGAGGGAGGCTTGATGGATGT TGCCTTTCAGttcatcaatcaaaatcatGGACTTAGTACTGAGACTAATTACCCCTATACTGGTGTTGATGGTACATGCAATGCCAAGAAGGAAGCAAACCATGCAGCCTCGATAACTGGCCATGAAGATGTGCCCGCTAACAGTGAAAGTGCACTTCTTAAGGCTGTCGCTAATCAACCTATTTCTGTTGCCATTGATGCTAGTGGATCTGATTTCCAGTTCTATTCAAGTGGTGTTTTCACAGGAACTTGTGGAACGAGCCTAGATCATGGTGTTACCGCTGTTGGTTATGGCGTCAGTGATGATGGGACTAAGTATTGGTTGGTGAAGAACTCATGGGGGGCAGAATGGGGTGAAGAAGGGTACATAAGAATGCAAAGAGATGTTGCTGCACAGGAAGGTCTTTGCGGTATTGCTATGGAAGCCTCTTACCCCACTGCTTAA
- the LOC112183291 gene encoding rac-like GTP-binding protein RAC2, with translation MSTARFIKCVTVGDGAVGKTCMLISYTSNTFPTDYVPTVFDNFSANVVVDGSTVNLGLWDTAGQEDYNRLRPLSYRGADVFLLAFSLISKASYENIAKKWIPELRHYAPTVPIVLVGTKLDLRDDKQYLIDHPGATPIGTTQGEELKKTIGAAVYIECSSKTQQNVKAVFDAAIKVVLQPPKPKRRKRKARTCVFL, from the exons ATGAGCACAGCTAGATTCATCAAGTGTGTCACTGTTGGGGATGGAGCTGTTGGAAAAACTTGCATGCTAATCTCTTATACCAGCAATACCTTCCCCACT GATTATGTGCCTACAGTGTTTGACAACTTCAGTGCTAATGTGGTGGTGGATGGAAGCACAGTTAACCTTGGATTGTGGGACACTGCAG GACAAGAAGATTACAACCGGCTGAGGCCTCTTAGCTATAGAGGTGCAGATGTGTTCTTGTTGGCCTTCTCTCTCATCAGTAAAGCCAGCTATGAAAATATTGCCAAGAAG TGGATACCTGAATTGAGGCATTATGCCCCAACAGTCCCAATTGTGCTTGTGGGAACAAAACTAG ATTTGCGAGATGACAAACAGTATTTGATTGATCATCCTGGTGCTACACCAATAGGAACTACACAG GGTGAGGAACTGAAGAAGACAATTGGTGCTGCAGTTTATATTGAGTGCAGCTCCAAGACTCAGCAG AATGTGAAAGCTGTGTTTGATGCTGCCATCAAAGTTGTTCTGCAGCCCCCTAAACCGAAGAGACGGAAACGGAAGGCTAGGACATGTGTATTTCTGTAA